GTAGTGCCAAGACTCTAACCCCATGAACTACTGCAAAAATACCACCCTTTTTGAGATCAATTGTACGTGCTTTGCGAAAAAAACCAAACATATTGAGAGGATTTTCAAACTGCATAACAGGTCGCGCCATTTGCGATAAAAAGCCTGCATTGTCGCTTACATGATCAAAAAGTATTCTTTTGAGATTTTCGAATTGCTCCTGGTTTCCATAGACTGCTTTGGCATCGAGAAAAATGCTCATATACATCATATTTGTCTCGTTTGGATGTTCGATCCAGCTAAGTAGAGTCTCTTCCCACTCTTTTGTAGTTTTGTTCCATTGCGGGTTATTGAGCATGATGTTGCCTTTGCAGCGTGGATAGCCAAGAAGCTCCAATGCAGCAACAAACTCTTCGGCTTTTTTCAATGCAGCTTGTTTGTCTGCCGGATTTTTTACTATAAAAGCATTATCTTGGTCAGTTCTAAGAAGCTGTTCGCCTCTTCCTTGGCTACCAAGAAGCAAAAATGTACCATCTATGCCAAATGTGAGATCATAGACCTTTTTATATACTTTTTCATTAAGCTCGCTTACAAGTTTTGCTAAATAGCGTGTTTTAATGCCTTTATGGTACAAGATCTCTACCATCTGGATAAACTTATCTGTAACATATTTGAGATCTTCTGTGGAGTCTGCCCGCTCGACTTTGCGTGCAAGTAGGTAGGATTGATTGGAAAAGAAGCTGAGAAGATCTCCTATCTCCACGCTTCCTATTGAGGTATTCTCTTTTTTGACGATGAGGTGTTTGATATTTTTACTTGTCATGAGCAAAAGGGCATTGAATAAAAAGTCATCATATTGAATAGTTATGGCAGGAAACGTCGCAATTGACTCTATTGGTGTGGCAAAATCGATTGCATGAAGAATAACTTTTTTAAGATCGCTTGAAGTTACCACTCCTTCGAGATTTCCTTTTTGTACAAGCAGAAGGTGTTGCATATTTTTCACTGCATCTTTGATGGGAGTGGAAGCCTCCACTTTGTAAAGAGGTGTGAGAGGAATATCTTCTAGTTTGGCTGAGAGTAGATCGCCCACTTGCGAAAGACTCTTTTGCTCTTTGAGTTTATCAATTTTTTGAGAAATTGTTTGAAAAAAATATTGTTTAAATGTACTGTTTTTATGAAAAACTTCTAAAAAAGTCTCTTTATCTATCTCGTATAAAAGTGTCTCTTCTACTGCCACAAAGTGTGCATCTTTTTTTCCAAGCAGTGCTTGAATATCGAAAAAATCTTTTTCATGATAGATTTCAACTACATTATCTTCTTGTATCTCTTGGGCACTTCCTTTGATAATAATAAAAAATCTATTGAGCACAATCTCTTCACCCTCTTGATAGTATCCTATATCGGTATGAGAAACTAGCAAATCGAGCTGTTGTGGAGTAAGAGTGTCAAAAGGGTGGATTGTATTCAAAAAATTTTTTACCTCTTCCATTGTTATCCCTTTTACAGCCGCAAAGAGCGGCTGAAATTAATGAGCTGATGCACCTTCAGCACCGATACCTGTTTGGGCTCTGATAAATTGTGCCTCAAATTTCTCTTTTTCTTCCTGCGCTTCTGGAGAGTTGTCAATTTTACTAAAAAACCAGATACCAATGAATGCTACTGTAACACTAAAAAGTGCCGGGTATTTATATGGAAAGATTGGCTCAGGGTTGCCAAGAACACTTACCCAAACAGTAGGTCCCAAAATCACCAATATGATTGCAGTAATGAGTCCAAGGAGACCTCCTCGGAATGCTCCTTTTGTTGTAAGACCTTTCCAGTACATTGACAAGAAAAGGACTGGAAAGTTAGCACTCGCAGCAATTGCAAAAGCAAGACCTACCATAAAAGCAATGTTTTGCTTCTCAAATGCAATTCCGAGTAAAATTGCCAAAATTCCTATTACAAGTGTAGCAATTTTGGAGACTTTCATCTCTGTAATCTCATCAACCTGTCCTCTTTTAAAAACGCTTGCATAGAGGTCATGGCTGATTGCAGATGCTCCTGCAAGTGTCAAGCCGGAGACAACTGCCAAAATGGTAGCAAAAGCAACTGCTGAGATAAACCCTAAGAAGAAGTTACCACCCACTGCATGTGCTAAGTGGATAGCAGCCATGTTGTTTCCACCAAAGATTTTCCCATCAGGACCAAGATACTCTGGATTTGTCATTACAAACACAATTGCACCAAAACCGATGATGAATGTAAGCATATAGAAATACCCTATAAATCCTGTGGCATAAAAAACAGATTTTCTTGCCTCTTTTGCATCAGCAACAGTAAAAAAACGCATTAAGATGTGTGGAAGACCGGCAAGTCCAAACATCAATGCCATACCAAGAGAGATTGCAGAGATTGGATCTTTGACTAACCCCCCTGGAGACATGATTTTTAAGCCATCAGGGTGTGTTGCAACTGCTTTTTTGAAAAGATCTTCCAAACTAAATCCAAAATGTGCCATAACTGCCAACGCCATAAATGTAGCACCAGCTAAAAGAAGCACTGCTTTGATAATCTGCACCCATGTAGTAGCAAGCATACCACCAAATGTAACATAAAGAATCATTAAGACTCCGACTATGATGACTGCAAAGGCATAGTCAAGTCCAAAAAGTACTTGAATCAGTTTTCCTGAACCAACCATCTGTGCGATGAGGTATAAAAGTACTGTTGCAATAGATCCAAAAGCTGCCAATGTTCTTGTAGGGCCTGGTTTGAGGCGAAAAGAGACAACATCGGCAAATGTGTATTTACCAAGATTTCTGAGCTTCTCAGCTATCAAGAAAAGCACAATAGGCCAGCCAACCAAAAATCCTATAGAGTAGATAAGTCCATCATACCCTTTGAGATAGACAAGTCCCGAGATCCCCAAAAAGGATGCAGCACTCATATAGTCTCCTGCCATCGCAAGGCCGTTTTGAAAACCAGTGATTCCCCCGCCTGCAGTATAGAAATCTTTTGCTGTACGTGTTCTCTTAGCTGCCCAGTATGTGATGAAAAGTGTCAATGCAACAAAGAGTAAAAACATCACTACAGCAGAAACATTGATGTCTCTTTTACCGCTTACTTCTGCTGCACCTTCTGCAAATGCCGAGAGAGAAAAGATAAATGGAAGTATCCACTTTTTCATAACAGCTCCTTAATCGACTCTTTGAGTTCTTTTGTGATAGTGTCAAACTCTTTGTTTGCTTTGTTGACGTAAATTCCTGTTAAAATAAACGCAAAAACAATGATTCCTATACCGATAGGAATACCGATTGTAGTGATACTGCCTTCACTGAGTGGTTTTCCTAAGAGTGAAGGATCAAAAGCGATGGTGAGAATAAATGCATAGTAGACTATAAGCATGATAATTGCCATAGTCCAAGAAAACTTCTCACGTTTTTCTACGAGTTCCCAAAGTCTAGGATTACTTTTGAGTTTTTCTAAAACTTCTGTTTTCATATCAGCTCCTTTAAAATTTGTAGTTGACGATAAAACGATATTCGTCCCAGCCAAGATCGCTGCCATCTGCTTTTGCGAGAAATTTTCTTGGGAAATTGCCACGGAAACGTAGTTGCAGATTTTTTACGGCTTCTGGATAGTAGATAAAATCAAATCCAGCTTCTGTTGCAGTCCAGCTGTGTGCATAATCAGCTGAGTCAGTTGCCAAAGAGTTATTTTGACCCACATCGAAAGAGGTGTAAAAAAAAGCAGTTTTGAGATTGAGACCATAGTCACTCCACTTATATGCAGCTGCAACTTTCCAGGCATCCGTATCGGCAAAGAATTGGTGGCGTGTCACCATGCCTTGTGTGAATGCCGGCATACCTCCCCATGGTGTAATCACCCCTCCATTGACAGCAGCATTTGTATTTGAATTTGTAGTGGAGTAGGCTGCATAGGCTGTGAAATAGTGGTAACTACCACCAATTTTGGCTCCAAAGTAGTTACTCTCCACTTCTCCCGCCAACTTATTGCCCACATCTTTTTCATTGATATACTGCAGTGCTGCAAATGGTTTGATCTCGTCGCTAATGAGACAGTTCCACTTGAAATCTGCCTGTAGATAAACAGCATTTAAAATATCGTGTGCATAGTAGTCCCAGACCTGCAAGCTAAGATTTTTGATTCCTTTATAGATAATTGCTACTGTTGTAACACCATCTGTATCTTGTCCAATGGCATATTGCCCCATATCCAGAAAATGTCCCACAATGCCTGTTTGAGTAGGATTGAGATATCCTGCACCATATCCTGCAGTTAAAGCCAAAGCTGGAAGTGGAAGACGATATTGGTTGTAAAATGTTCCGGGAGCAACTTTCGTTATATGTGCTGCTACGAGGGTAGTGGATGGTAAATCGGTGTTGGTAAGCACATAGGCTTCAAAAAGAGTCGGAATTGTTCTTGCATCGTCAGCTGCTGCGAGAGGAGTATCGAGTCTTTGGCGTCCAGCTTTGAATGTAGTATTGCCTCTTTTATATTTAATGTAGGCTTTTCCTACAAAAGCGTAATCTTCTCCCTTGTCACCGAGCAATGAGGTGTTGAGTTTACCGCTTGAAAATGAAGGGTTTAATCCAAAGTCGCTTACACTATAGAGAGCGGCACCAAGACTTATGCCCTTGAAAGAAGCTGTCTCATAGTGCAGATCTAGACCTGCTGCAAAAGCGTCTATATCTTTTTTGGAAATACTTCCTTGCCAATGCCTATCTATATATATAAGACGTATATGGCCTTTGAAATTGCCATTTGTGAAAGCCTCTTGCAGAGTTGGAACTTCACTGGCATAGCTAAGAGTAAGTAGCGAGCTTGCAGCAAATGAAAGTGCGATTTTTTTCATTTAGACTCCTTGAGAAATAGTTCAGACTATATTCTAGGGAGCAAACGTAGCATGAATGTAGCAAAAAACTATTTATCTATCTTATATCCAACACCGCGAATGTTTTGTATAAAATCTTCACACAAAAGCTTTTTTAGGCGAGAAATTTCTGCGCGTATCGTGGGATTATCCACAAACTCTTCTGTATATACATACTCGCGAAACATATCATAATCGACTACGATACCTCTATTTTTTGCTAAGAGTTCGATGATTTGCTGTTGTCTTTTGGTAAGTGTTACTGGAGTATTATTGAAATAGAGGGTTTTTTGCTCAAAAGAGTAGCTGTAGCTTTTTGAAAGAACTACATGGGATTTATCTTGAATGGCAAGCTTTTCTATGCGAAGCTCTAGTTCTTTAAGATGAAAGGGCTTTTTGATGTAGTCTTTGCATCCAAGTTCAAAACCTTTTGTGATATCTTCAATATCTGTGAGGGAAGAGATGAAAATAACTGGAGTGTAGCGTTTATGCTCTTTTAAAAGCTCCATCAAAGTAAATCCATCGATATTGGGAACATTGATATCGAGGATGAGCAGATCAAAGGAGCTTTGTTGTATGAGCTCAAATGCCTGCTCCCCATCATATGCAGTTGTGACCTGATGGCCGATCTTTTCAAGGTAACGTTCTATCGAATCGCACAAAATTATCTCATCTTCCATCAAAAGTATTTTCATTGTCTCTTCCAAATGTAGCGGAATATATTGTATTTTCCATCATTATCCACTTCGATGGTGCAACTGTTTTTGTCGCAAATCTCTTTAACAAGCGCTAAGCCTAGTCCAAATCCACCTTTGGCTTTATCTTCTCTATAAAACTGTGTGAAAATTGCCTCTTTGTCTTCTATTTTTTTTGACTCAGTCCAAAACTCAAGTACTATTGTATCTTTTTTATAGAGTTTAACAGTGATAGCTGTATTTATATGAGAGTATTTGATAGCGTTGGAGAGATTGTTGTCTATGATTCGCTGTAACTCTATCTCGTTGATAAAAAGAGTGATATCTGGCTCAATTTTAGTAATAAAATGTAGACGACTCCCTTTGGCTACTTCAGTAAAAAACTCTACTCGTTGCTCTAAAAATGATGAAACATTGATGAAGTTCTTTTTATATTCGACTCTATCTTTTTTTAGTAGATACGCTAGATCGTTATAGATATTGTGGATGATTTTGATACCAGATTCAATATTGGTAAGCTCTTGGTTTTTGATGTTTTCCATTTTTAAAAGATCTATATTTGTAAGAATGATACTTAGAGGTGTATTAATCTCATGAATGGCGGTTTTTAAGAAACTATCTTGATCGTGTAGGAGCTTTTCTGTAAACTCTTTACTTCTTTTTAGCTCTTCATTTTGCTGGTTGAGTTTTTGTGTTTTTTGCAAGACTTTGAGTTCAAGGGTCTTATTGAGCTCTTGCAGCTTTTTTGTTCTATCTTTGATGATTTTGATCATTTTATTGGTATAGCCTGCTATCTCTTTGAATTCATTAAATAAGAGATCTTGGGCATAGATATAGGTTCCATGGTTAGCAGCATCTTGTGTTCGTATTTTAATCTTTTGTAGTGAGCGCTCAATGAGATTGGAGGTGTAGCGCAATATTACAAATGTGGCAAAAAAGAGCATAAAAGAGAGTGTGAGAATGTTGATGATATATTTTACCATTTTGTCTCGGTAGGCCAGCTTTTTTTGGCGGATTATCTTTTCAATTTCATCGAGATATACACCAGATCCTACCATCCAGCCAAAAGGTTGGTACGCTTTTGCATAGCTTATCTTTGGAGCAAGAGTATTTGTGGTTGGTTTGTTCCAGTAGTACTGTACAAATCCCCCATCAGGTTTTTTTGAGACTTCAATAAGCTCTTTTATGACTTTTTTCCCAGTAGGATCAGTAAAGTTGATGAGATTTTTACCTTTGTTTTGTTTTAAAATTGGATCTGCTACATTGATTCCATCAAATGTATAGATAAAAATGTACCCAGTACCATCTCTCTCATTTCTCATGTACTCTATTGCATCGATGATCTCTTTTTGGAGTTGTGAAAGAGGCTTGTTTGGATCTTCTAGGTGTTTGTACGATATATAGCGAAGAGCACGAAGAGTCTCTTTTTTTACGAGCTCTTTTTGTTTATTGATAAAATTTTTCTCAAAAAGAGCAATCTCTTTCTTAAATTCATTGTACTCTTCATATACAATCAATGCAGTAAAAAGTGTAACAAAAAGAATAAAAAGTACAAGTGTAAAGAGTTTGATATTTTTAAAGCCAACTCTCCTTATCATCGATGAAGCTCTCGTTTAACATCCTCTAAATCGCTCCAAAAATCTTCTTTTGGCCAGTAGCCGATTATTCTTTTTATTATAGTGCCTTCTTTTAGGACATACATGGTCGGTACATATTGGGGAAAGAGATCGTCTGGATATTCACTTGTGTCGCGGTCCAGTATAACAGCGATGAAATGTTGATTGATAAATTGTGCAATTTCGGGATCTTGAAGTGTTGTTGTTTTCATTTTGTGACACCAACGGCAAGGTGGAACAACTCTTTCGATAAATATAAAAAGCGGTTTTTTTTCTTTCAATGCGAGATCGTAAGCTTTTTGAAAATCGTGTTGCCATTTGATGGATGAAGCGACAAGCAGAGAGCTCGAAAGAATGAATCCCAAAATTTTTTTCATATTGTCTCCATTTTTTGTCAAAATTATAAGAAAAGAAAAGAACAAAAAGCAAACAGGGAGTATGATGGTGTATGAAAATCGCTATATCTATATCGAAGTCGAAGAGAGTGAAGTGCCATGGCTCAAAATTTTTGCAAAGAAAAAATGTAAAGAGATGAGTGATTGTGATGAAGTAACAAAGAAGATGATTTTTAAGGCTCTCGAAATAATAGAAAAAGAGATGCTTGACTATTTTAAACCAGATAAGATCAATATTGCTTCCTTTGGCAACTATGTACCCCAGGTGCACTGGCATATTCAGGCAAGGTTTCAAAATGACAGCTTTTTCCCTGAACCTCTTTGGGGAAAAAGACAGCGAGAGGGAAACGTACAACTTTCTCCTATGGAAGATTTTATCAAACGTATAAGAGGACAACTAGATGCACTCTAAAATAGGTACGTGTCCAAAGTGTGGGAAAAATATTGCTGATAGAGGTGGCTTTTACGGATGCACGGGATTTTCAGAGGGTTGTGATTTTAGTGTCGGCAAAGAGTCTCTTGTACATCTTGGCCATTCTGTCATAACTCCCAAAGAGATGCGAATGCTACTCAAAGGTCCAACGCAACTCTCATTTAAAATGAGTAGCGGCGTTGAGCGCCTTTTTTGAGTGGAACTCGTAGAAAAAGAGGGAAAGTTTTGGCCACAGGTCGATTTTGAAGCCGGAGTGGAGGCGGCATCATTTGGGAGTTGTCCGGTGTGCCAGGCTGATGTGGTGGAGTATCCATTGAGTTACGGATGTAGTAGATGGGAAGAGGGGTGCGAATTTGCTATTTTCAAAAATGCCATTAGTCGGTTTGGCGGGAAAGAGCTTACGAAAAAGCAGGTAAAAGAGCTCCTGCAAAAAGGAAAAACAGAAGTATACATACGAAGATTTGGTAAAAAAACGAGGAAAGTTGAACTCCTTGTTGATGAGGTGTACGGCTGTAAAGTCTTATTTTGAAAATGCTACAATTTGCAAAAAAATTGAAGGAGGCACAATGCCCAATTTTCCAGAATTTAGAGTAACTGATGAAAATTTAGACAAACAAAAAGAGCTTGTGCTGCGAACCATCGAAGAAAATAGGAAAAAGATCGAAGAACTTTTGAATATGGAGCCAAAAACATATGAAAACTTCGTGCGGCCACTGCAATTGATGGAAGAGAAGCTAGGGTTTTATTTTAGCCCCGTTTCCCATCTAAATTATGTAAAGAACTCTCCTAAAACGGAAGAAATATATAACGCTTTGTTACCGGAACTGAGCCGTTATCACACAGAACTTGGACAAAACGAGAAGATTTACGAAGCTCTAAAGCAGATTTTAGAAGAAGATCTGGCGCCAGAGCAAAGAAAAGTGGTTGAAGATATGATCATAGAGTTTGAGCTCAGTGGCGTAGCACTGGGGAAAAGTGCGAAAGAGGAGCTCAAAGCGATCAATATCAAACTGAGTGAGCTTACCAGCAGTTTTGGACAAAATCTTCTTAAAGCCACCGATGCCTATGAGATGATTGTAAGCAAAAGTGATGTAGAAGGAATGCCGGAAAGTCTCAAAGAGGCTGCAAAGTGTGAAGAGGGATACAGGTTTACTCTCAAACAGCCAAGCTATATCGCCTATATGACCTATGGGCCAAACAGGGAAAAAAGAGAAGAACTTTACAAAGCTTATGTGACAAGAGCACCTGAAAACGAGGCTTTAATAGATGAGATTTTAGCCCTTCGCCATAAAAAAGCAAGACTTTTGGGGTTTGAGAACTATGCCGAGTTAAGTCTTGAAACAAAAATGGCTGCTTCACCTGAGGAAGTAGTCTCATTTTTAAAAGATTTGGCACAAAAAAGCAAACTTCAGGCAAAAAAAGAGTTTGAAGCACTGCAAGCTTTTGCAAAAGAGCAGGGTGCTAAGTACGATTTGAAGGCTTTCGATATAGCCTACTGGAGTGAGAGACTCAAAAAGGCAAAGTATGATATCGATGATGAGGAGTATAAACCCTATTTTGAAAAAGATGCTACAGTCAACGGTCTTTTTACCTTTTTGCATAAACTTTTTAAGTTAGAGTTTCAAGAGATCGATACGCCCGTTTGGCACGAAAGCGTCAAATGTTATGAGATATCTTTGCCAAACAGGCTTGTTGGAAGGCTCTATGTGGATCTGGAGGCCAGAGAAGGCAAAAGAGGCGGAGCATGGATGGATGAGTGGGTGAGTCACCATATTGATCAAAAAGGTGAAGTGGTATATCCCGTTGCTTACATAGTGGCAAATTTCGCACCTGCAACGAAAACCACTCCAAGTCTTTTGCGTCCTGATGATATTGTTACGCTCTTTCATGAGATGGGCCATGCACTGCATCATCTACTCAGTGAAGTGAGTGAACCTGCGGTCAGTGGCATAGCCGGCGTCGAGTGGGATGCAGTGGAATTTCCTAGCCAGTTCCTGGAGAATTTTGCCTATGAAGAAGAGGTTTTACATCTTTTTGCAAAACATTACAAAACGGGTGAGCCACTCCCTAAAGCAATGATTGAGCGACTCAAAAAAGCCAAAAACTTTCAAAGTGCCATGGCAATGGTTCGCCAGCTTGAATTTGGTCTTTTTGATATGCTGGTGCATATGGATTGGCCAGTAGATGTGCAACAAGTACTGGATGAGGTACGAGAAGAGGTGAGCGTTGTTCCAACGCCGCCATACAACAAATTCCAGTGGGGTTTCAGCCACATCTTTGCCGGTGGATACGCGGCGGGATACTATAGCTACAAATGGGCCGAAGTTTTAAGCGCCGATGCCTTTTTTATGTTTGTGGACAACGGGATTTATAACGATGAGATTGCCGAGAGTTATCTGCAAGAGATCCTTTGCAAAGGAGGAAGCCGACCGGCGCTGGAAAGCTTCAAAGCTTTTGCGGGAAGAACACCAAAAAGCGAAGCACTACTTAAGCTTTGCGGGATAGAATCAGAAGCGTAACTGTAACTCTCTATAGATTTTGGCAATATTCCCCGTTGGCATCTTTTGGGCTAAAAAGCCCAAAAGGTTGTCCAGTTCCCCTTTTCGGCCTTTTTCAAAATCGAGCTGCAGTGATGTTTTCGCATTGGTTGGAGATTTCTGTAAAAGGTCGATTGCTTTTTGGATATCATCTTCATCTAGTGCAACTCCTTCGTTTCGAGCAACGTGAACAATCTCTTCCAAAATGGACCGGAACTCCTCTAGATGATGCGACACAATCTCTCCAAATGTTTGGTTGTAGTATGTCGCAAGAGCAGCAGTGGCAGCGATAAATAGATACTTTTGCCAAACTGCTTTTTCTATGTTTTCAGGAGTTTGTGTTTTGATACCGGCTTTTTCGAAATACGCTTTAAGTGACTGGGTGGTTTCGTTGATGTTTTCGAAAACTACCATGGCGCCTTTGCCTTTTACTTCTATTGATCCATCATTTTGCTTGTTGGAAATGATATAGACCGCTCCATGGATGACCGTGGCAGCAAAATGTTTTTTTAGAAGAATATAGGGTAAAACTCCGTTTAAAAGTGGTAGAACAACACTCTTTTCGTCTATATTTTTTTCTATTTTTTTCATTTTTTCCAGCAAAACGTTGCTTTTTGTTGCAACGATAACAACATCGTATCGTTTCTCTTTTGGAGGTGTTGCGCAGATAGGAATATCGTATTTAGTGATTGTGTCTTGCTCTTTTATCACTACTTCATTCGTTGAATCGCTAATGAGATCTACACTGCATATTGGTGATAGTTTTGCCGCTATATATCCTCCTACGCCTCCCCCGCCAAGAATTGCTATATTCACTCTTTTTCCTTTTGCAATCTCTCTTTTAGTACACGTTTGAGTACTTTACCTGTTGCATTTTTTGGAAGTTCGTCGACTATATAGACCGATCTTGGCACTTTGAAGTTTGCAAGATGCTCTTTGAGGTAGCGTTTGATCTCGTTTTCACTGATTTTTTCCCCATCCTCAAGTTCCACATAAGCTACCGGAACCTCTCCGCTCTTTTCATCTTTGATGCCGATGACGGCCGCTGCTTTGATATGAGGGTTGTTCATTAAAACTTCTTCAATTTCTCTAGGATAGATGTTGATGCCTTTTGAGATGATGAGATCTTTTTTCCTATCGACGATGTAAATAAACCCCTCATCATCCATATAGCCTAGATCTCCCGTTTTGAGCCAACCGTTGACGATCGTTTCAGCAGTGGCTTCAGGACGTTTCCAGTAGCCCTGCATGACATTGTCGCCTTTGACGATAATCTCGCCAACTTCTCCTCTAGAAAGCTCAACCATATCTTCATCCACGATCTTGACTTCAACTCCAGGAAGTGCCGGACCTACCGATTTTGGTTTTTGTTTATTGGGAAGATTGACTGCAACCACAGGGGAGCATTCGCTCAGTCCATACCCTTCCAAAAGTTTTCCTTTTTTAAACTTGCTTTGAAAGCGTTTCAAGGTATCTTCCGGCAATGCTGCAGCGCCGCTGACATAATATTTGACTTTATTGAACCAGTGGAAATACCAAGGAAGTTTTGCTTTGGAAAGTGCGTTATAGACATCGGGTACACCTGTAAAAATGGTAACTCTTTTTAAAAGCAGTTGCTTGATGATATTGGAAAATGGCATGATGGAGCGAATAATGACTACGGGTGAACCAAAATAGAGGGGCATTAAAACAGTAACCGTTAGCGTAAAAGAGTGAAACATTGGTAGATAGACGATGAACCGATCTTTGGGTGTTATGGTCAGAAGCCTTTCGACACCTAAAATATTGGAAAAGATGTTTCTATAAGAGAGCATCGCCCCTTTTGGCTTTCCTGTGGTCCCGGAAGTATAGATGATCACAGCCGTATCGTCGATATCTACATGCTGATTCAGTTTTTCATGACTTTCCAGGCTCTCTAGTAT
The Nitratiruptor sp. SB155-2 genome window above contains:
- a CDS encoding M3 family metallopeptidase; the encoded protein is MPNFPEFRVTDENLDKQKELVLRTIEENRKKIEELLNMEPKTYENFVRPLQLMEEKLGFYFSPVSHLNYVKNSPKTEEIYNALLPELSRYHTELGQNEKIYEALKQILEEDLAPEQRKVVEDMIIEFELSGVALGKSAKEELKAINIKLSELTSSFGQNLLKATDAYEMIVSKSDVEGMPESLKEAAKCEEGYRFTLKQPSYIAYMTYGPNREKREELYKAYVTRAPENEALIDEILALRHKKARLLGFENYAELSLETKMAASPEEVVSFLKDLAQKSKLQAKKEFEALQAFAKEQGAKYDLKAFDIAYWSERLKKAKYDIDDEEYKPYFEKDATVNGLFTFLHKLFKLEFQEIDTPVWHESVKCYEISLPNRLVGRLYVDLEAREGKRGGAWMDEWVSHHIDQKGEVVYPVAYIVANFAPATKTTPSLLRPDDIVTLFHEMGHALHHLLSEVSEPAVSGIAGVEWDAVEFPSQFLENFAYEEEVLHLFAKHYKTGEPLPKAMIERLKKAKNFQSAMAMVRQLEFGLFDMLVHMDWPVDVQQVLDEVREEVSVVPTPPYNKFQWGFSHIFAGGYAAGYYSYKWAEVLSADAFFMFVDNGIYNDEIAESYLQEILCKGGSRPALESFKAFAGRTPKSEALLKLCGIESEA
- a CDS encoding ketopantoate reductase family protein — its product is MNIAILGGGGVGGYIAAKLSPICSVDLISDSTNEVVIKEQDTITKYDIPICATPPKEKRYDVVIVATKSNVLLEKMKKIEKNIDEKSVVLPLLNGVLPYILLKKHFAATVIHGAVYIISNKQNDGSIEVKGKGAMVVFENINETTQSLKAYFEKAGIKTQTPENIEKAVWQKYLFIAATAALATYYNQTFGEIVSHHLEEFRSILEEIVHVARNEGVALDEDDIQKAIDLLQKSPTNAKTSLQLDFEKGRKGELDNLLGFLAQKMPTGNIAKIYRELQLRF
- a CDS encoding fatty acid--CoA ligase, whose protein sequence is MFDYRYNNFYEIVKEHATKRPKSVAYFIDERKITFHRLLLKIDTLARFMELMGVQKEEKVAIIMANSLEFIITLLAAQKLGAIPVPINNFLKEDEITFILNDSDAKLLAASAKYAKELRNVLETTNVQKIVWEGEYQGLDENNIAFSEILESLESHEKLNQHVDIDDTAVIIYTSGTTGKPKGAMLSYRNIFSNILGVERLLTITPKDRFIVYLPMFHSFTLTVTVLMPLYFGSPVVIIRSIMPFSNIIKQLLLKRVTIFTGVPDVYNALSKAKLPWYFHWFNKVKYYVSGAAALPEDTLKRFQSKFKKGKLLEGYGLSECSPVVAVNLPNKQKPKSVGPALPGVEVKIVDEDMVELSRGEVGEIIVKGDNVMQGYWKRPEATAETIVNGWLKTGDLGYMDDEGFIYIVDRKKDLIISKGINIYPREIEEVLMNNPHIKAAAVIGIKDEKSGEVPVAYVELEDGEKISENEIKRYLKEHLANFKVPRSVYIVDELPKNATGKVLKRVLKERLQKEKE